CGAACTCATCAGGCCTTCGCCCCCACGGGCTCGGCGATCACATCGTCGATCAGTCGGGCGCACCACTGCAGCAATTCCTGGTCCCGCAGCGGCTCACCGGCGACCGGCCGGGTGGCAGGTCTCGGCACCAGGATCGTACGCAGTTGCGGCTTGACCAGACTCTTCGGGTACAGCCTGTTCAGTCGCATGACCTTGGAATCGGGCAGTTCGACCGGCCCGAACCGGATCAGATTGCCCTGCAGCGTGACGTCGTGCAGGCCCGCGACCCGGGCGTGGTTGCGGAACTTCGCGACCTCGATCAGGTTCAGCACCGGCCGCGGGATGTCGCCGTACCGGTCGTGCAGCTCCTCGACCAGCTCCGCGATCCCGGCCTCGTCCCGTACGGCGGCCAGCCGCTGGTACATCTCCAGCCGCAGCCGCTGCGAGGGCACGTAGTCGTGCGGGAGGTGCGCGTCGATCGGCAGCTCGATTTTCACCTCGGGCTCGTCGGCCTGGGTGTCGCCGCGGTACTCCGCGACCGCCTCGCCGACCAGCCGGACGTACAGGTCGAAGCCGACGTCGGCGATGTGCCCGGACTGCTCGCCGCCGAGCAGGTTGCCGGCGCCGCGGATCTCCAGGTCCTTCATCGCCACCGCCATACCGCCGCCGAGGTCGGCGTGCTGCGCGATGGTGGCCAGCCGGTCGTGCGCGGTCTCGGTGAGCGGCTTCTCCGGCGGGAAGAAGAAGTACGCGTACGCCCGCTCGCGGCCCCGGCCGACCCGGCCGCGGAGCTGGTGCAGCTGGGACAGGCCGAGCAGGTCGGCGCGTTCGACGATCATCGTGTTCGCGTTCGAGATGTCGATGCCGGACTCGACGATCGTCGTACAGACGATCACGTCGGACTGCTTCTCCCAGAAGCCCTGGATCACGTTCTCCAGGGTGTGCTCGTTCATCTGGCCGTGCGCGACGCTCACCCGGGCCTCGGGCACCAGCTGACGGATCCGCGCGGCGGCCTTCTCGATCGTGTTGACCCGGTTGTGCACGACGAAGACCTGGCCCTCGCGCAGCAGCTCGCGCCGGATCGCGGCGGTGATCTGGCCTTCCTCGTACGCGCCGACGAAGGTCAGCACCGGGTGCCGTTCCTCCGGCGGGGTGGCGATCGTGGACATCTCGCGGATACCGGTGATCGACATCTCCAGCGTCCGCGGGATCGGCGTCGCCGACATCGTCAGGACGTCGACCGCCGTCCGCAGGCGCTTGAGCTGCTCCTTGTGCTCGACGCCGAAGCGCTGCTCCTCGTCGACCACGACCAGGCCGAGGTCCTTGAACGCGACCTCGCCGCTGAAAAGCCGGTGCGTCCCGATCACCACGTCGACCGAGCCGTCGGCCAGCCCGTCGATCGTGGCCTTGGACTCCTTGTCGGTCTGGAACCGCGACAGCGGCGCGACGTTCACCGGGAACGCGGCGTACCGCTCGGCGAAGGTCGCGTAGTGCTGCTGGACGAGCAGCGTCGTCGGCACCAGGACGGCGACCTGCTTGCCGTCCTGGACCGCCTTGAACGCGGCCCGGACGGCGATCTCGGTCTTGCCGTAGCCGACGTCGCCGCAGACGATCCGGTCCATCGGCATGACGCGTTCCATGTCGTGCTTGACGTCGTCGATGGTGGCCAGCTGGTCGGGCGTCTCGACGAACGGGAACGCGTCCTCGAGCTCGCGCTGCCACGGCGTGTCCTTGGCGAACGCGTGGCCCTTGGTGGCCTGGCGCGCGGCGTACAGCTTGATCAGCTCGCCGGCGATCTGGCGGACCGCCTTGCGGGCGCGGCCCTTGCGCTTGGCCCAGTCGCCGCCGCCCATCTTGTCCAGCGAGGGCTGCTCGCCGCCGACGTACCGGGTGACCTGGTCGAGCTGGTCGGTCGGCACGAACAGGCGGTCGCCGGGCTGGCCGCGCTTGCTCGGCGCGAACTCGATCACGACGTACTCGCGGGTGGTCCGCTGGGTGCCGGTGCCGACCGTGCGCTGCATCATCTCGACGTACCGGCCGACGCCGTGCTGCTCGTGCACGACGAAGTCGCCGGGCGCCAGCTCCAGCGGGTCGACGGTCTTCTTCCGGCGGCTCGGCATCCGTTGCTGGGAACGGCGTTCGGCCGCCGAGCGCTGCCCGGCCAGGTCGTTCTCGGTGAGCACCGCGAACTTGATGCCTTCGGCAATGAAGCCGTGGTCGAGCGCGCCCTGGGAGATCAGCACGACGCCCGGCTCGGGGACAGCGTCGATGGAGTCGACGGTCCGGGCCGGCAGCTCCGCCTCGGAGAACACCTCGGCCAGCCGCTGGGCCGGGCCGTGGCCCTCGGTGACGCAGACGACGCGCCAGCCGTCGCGCAGCCAGCCGCGGACGTCCTCGACCGCGGCCGCGGTCTCACCGCGGTACGCGTCGACCTCGTGCGCGGCGATCTGCCGGCTGCGGACCGCTCCGCTGTCGGTGTCGATGTCGAACGAGACCCGCCCACCCATCGAGTCGCGCAGCTCGGGCTCGTCGGCCGGCGCGGCCGCGAACGGCGACAGGCTCCACCAGGCCAGCCCACGGTCGAGCGCCTGCGTCCGTACGTCGGCCAGCGACATGTACGCCGCGGCGCCCAGGTCGATCGGCGCCTCGCCTCCCCCGGCGGCCGCCGCCCAGGACGCTTCCAGGAACTCCTGGCTGGTCGCGACCAGGTCGTGCGCGCGGGCACGGACCCGCTCGGGGTCGCTGACCACGACGTGGGTGCCTTCCGGCATCAGGTCGACCAGCAGCTCCATGTCGTCGACCAGGACGGGCGCGAGCGACTCCATCCCCTCGACCGAATGGCCCTCGGCGAGCTTCTCGAACAGCTCGGCCAGCTCCGGGTGCTCCTTGGCCAGTACGCCGGCCCGCGCGCGCACCTCGTCGGTGAGCAGCAGCTCGCGGCACGGCGGCGCCCACAGGCCGTGCTCGGCGATCTCCAGCGACCGCTGGTCGGCGACCGCGAAGTACCGGATCTCCTCGACGTCGTCACCGAAGAAGTCGACCCGCAGCGGGTGCTCCTCGGTCGGCGGGAAGACGTCGATGATGCCGCCGCGGACCGCGAACTCACCGCGTCGCTCGACCAGGTCGACCCGGCTGTACGCCGCACCGGCGAGCCGGGTGACCACGTCCTCCAGCTCCATCGAGTCGCCGACGTGCAGCTGGACCGGGCGCAGGTCGGCCAGGCCGGCGACCTGTGGCTGCAGCACGGAACGGACCGGCGCGACCAGGATCTTGATCGGCCCGGTCGTCTCGTCGGACGGGTCCGGGTGCACCAGGCGCCGCAGTACGGCGAGACGCCGCCCGACGGTGTCGGACCGGGGCGACAGCCGCTCGTGCGGCAGCGTCTCCCAGGCCGGGTAGTACGCGACCGAGCCGGGCTCGACCAGGCACTGCAGGGCCTCGGTGAGCTCCTCGGCCTCGCGGAACGTCGCGGTGACCGCCAGCACCGGGCGATCGGCGCCGAGCCGCTCGGACGCGAGCGCGGCCAGCAGCACCGGGCGGATCGAGCCCGGCGCGCTCAGGTCGAGCGTGGCGACACCGCCGGTCCGGATGTCCTTGCGGGCGTCACCGATCGCGTCGGCGACCACCGGATCGGTGACGAGGGTGTCGACCAGACCGGCCAGTTTCACGAGTTGTACTTCCCTTGGGAGACTTCGAGGCCGTCAGCGAGCAGTGACTCGATGGCGTCGGCGGTGCGGTCGAGCTCGAACGGAAGGTCCTTGCGCTCGGTGCTGGAGAACTCGTTCAGCACGAAGTCCGCCGGGCTCTGCCGGCCGGGCGGACGCCCGACCCCGAACCGCACTCGATGGTAGTCACCGGTGCCAACCGACTTGCGGATCGACTTCAGGCCGTTGTGCCCGTTGTCGCCGCCACCGAACTTGAGCCGCAGCGCGGCGAAGTCGATGTCCAGCTCGTCGTGCACGGCGACCAGGCGGACCGGCTCGACCTTGAAGAACTTGAGCAGCCCGGAGACCGGCCCGCCCGACTCGTTCATGAACGAGCGCGGCTTGACCAGGATCGTCCGGTACCCGCTGAGCCGGGTCTCGATCACCTCGGCCTTGGCCTGCTTGTGCTGTTTCCAGCCGCCACCGACACGGCCGGCCAGCTCGTCGACCACCATCTGGCCGACGTTGTGCCGCGTCTTGGCATAGGAAGGGCCGGGATTCCCCAGCCCGACGACCAACCACACGTCGTCCGCCACGGATCTCCCGGCCCTCTCCTGTTGATGCCTGTACGGCGAAGTACTACTCCGCGGCAGCGGCGACCGGCTCCTCGGCCGGGGCGTCCGCCTCGTCCTTCTCGATGCCCGCCTCGGCCTCGGCCTCGGCCAGCTCGGCGTCCAGCTGCTCGGCGGTCGCGGCGGCGGTCACGTTGACGATCAGCGTGTCCGGCTCGACGGCCAGCGTGGTGCCCGCGGGCAGCTTCAGGTCGGAGGCGTGGATCTGGGCGCCGGCGTCCAGGCCCTCGATCGAGACGGTGACACCGTCCGGGATGTGCGTCGCCTCGGCCTCGACCAGGATGCTGGCGTTCTCCAGCACGACCAGGGTCTCGCTGACGGCCTCGCCCTCGAGGTGCACGGCGATGTCGACCTGAACCTTCTCACCGCGCTTCACGATGACCAGGTCGACGTGCTCGATGAAGCCCTTGATCGGGTCGCGCTGAACCTGCTTCGGCAGGGCGAGCAGGCTCTCGTGCCCCTCGACCTCGATCAGCAGCAGGGCGTTGGCGGTCTTCAGGGCCAGCATGGTGTCGTGACCGGGCAGCGTGATGTGCACCGGGTCCGTGCCATGGCCGTACAGAACGGCGGGGACCTTGCTGTCCCGGCGGATTCGGCGGGCAGCACCCTTGCCGAACTCCGTGCGCGACTCGGCTTGGATCTTGACCTCGGCCACGAGATGAACTCCCTCAAGCTTGTTGCGGTGATCAGTTGACTGGTGGTGGAACCGGTTGCAGAGCCTCAGCGGGCACGTCTTGACTCCGGAAAAGGCGTCAGGCAACGAACCACCGCGTCGATCACGGAGCCGCGCCCGCCTAGCACTTCTCACCGAGTCGAGCACTTCGACATCAAGCGCAGTCGGGGGGCGTCCCTCGCCGAGGCAACCAAAACAGTCTACCCACCACCCGCCCAGACGAGAAATCCGGGGCCCCGGTCGACCGTGACGACTTTTCGGCGTGCTCCGGCGGGGAACCGTCCAGGTCTAATGAAAATGATTGTCGATTCAGTTAGAGTCCCGCCTCGTGACCGCCACTCACCTGTTCCGCCGCCTGGTTCCGGCTGCCGGACTCGCCCTCCTGACCTGCCTGATCCTGCTGATCCCCCGGTCCGCCGGGGCCGTCGACGCCCCGCCCGAAGTGCTGCGCGCCGTGCACACCGACGTCCTGCACACGACGTACGACGGTTCCGCGCTGCGGCTGAACTCCCGGATCGGCAACGCCCCGGACTACCGGGAGGCCGATCCGGCCGGTGTGGTGTTCAACCTCGAGGACCGCGGCTCGGCACGGGTCGAACTGCCCGACCTCCCCGAGTTCGCCTTCCTCGGCGCACCGGGGCAGACCGTGTGGATCGCGCCGGAATCGCAGGATCCCGAACTGCTCTGGCCGGGCTGGAGCACCGAAAGCATCGCCCCCGGAACGCTGCGGGACGACGTGGTCGACCTCACGCTGGTCGGCGCGCAGGGGCCGGGGGCGGTCGAGGTGTTCTTCAACTGGGAGGGCAGTGGGCCGGTCCGCCGGCAGTTCAGCTCCACCGATCCGGCGTACCGGACGGTGCGCCAGCCGGTCGGGCGGCACGTGCACGCCAACTGGGCCTTCACCGCGCTCGGGACCTACCGGTTGACCTTCGAGGCGAGCGCGACCACTCCGGACGGACAGCCGGTCACGTCGGGGCCGATCGTCTACACCTTCGTCGTGGGCGAGTACGTCGAACCACCGCCGACGCCGACTCCGAGTCCCAGCCCGACACCGAGTCCGACGCCGAGCCCCAGCCCGACTCCGACCCCTACACCGTCGCCGTCGCCGTCGCCGAGCCCTACACCGTCGCCGTCGCCGAGCCCGACGCCGACGCCGTCTCCGAGCCCGACTGTCACGCCGCCGACGACCGGTCCGACCACTCCGCCGTCGTGCATCCGGCGCGTCCTGTCCGCCGGGCACGTCGACGTCGCCGCCCGCACCGTGGGCGACCGCTTGCGATTCCAGATCAAGGACGGCACCGAGGGCGGTGCGGTCTGGCGCGATCCCGGGACGCTGGCCTTCCAGGTCAAGTCCTCCGCCGACGAGCAGGTGCCCGCGAACGCGGCGTACCGATTCCTCGGCGCACCGAGCGCGACCGTCTGGCAGATCCCGCAGACCCAGGCCGGCGATCTGCTGTGGGCCGGCTGGAACACCGAGTCCGTGGACTACGGCAAGCTGTCCGGCCCGGTGCGGTGGTCCCTGGACGCGGTTCGAGGACCGGGGAAGGTCGCGGTCTACCAGTTCGACCAGTTCGGTGCTCCGTTGATCTCCTACGACAGCAGCCGGAAACTCCCGCAGACCGTGTCCCTGGCCGCTCCGACCCACGCCCACGGCAATTGGGCCTTCACCCAGCGCGGCCTGTATCGGCTGACCTTCTCGTACGCCGCGACGACCAAGACCGGTACGACGCTCAAGGACACCGCCACGCTGGCAGTCGTCGTCGGCGAGGACCTCGCTGCCTTGTGTCCGGGCGCCCCGACCCCGACAGCGTCCCCGAGCGCGTCGCAGTCGCCCACGTTCCCGCCGTCGAACGATCCCGGCGCCGGCCCGACGGACGGTGGCACGCGGCCGACCGATGGATCCGGTCAGTCCGGCGGCTCCGGCGAGTCGGGCGGGTCAGCCGGGTCGGGTAGCGGAGGCTCCGGCAACAATTCCGGCAGCGGCCAGCAACTACGGCCCTGTGTCACCACCCCGGGACCAGCGGGAGCGGCATCGTCGTCCGGTGCCGGTTCGGGTGGCAAGCAGCCGACCCGACCTGGCGGTTCGGGGTCGACGGGCAGCCAGGTGGCGTTGACCACGGGCCACGCGGACTACGCCGTCCGGATCGAGAACGGGCGACTGACCTCACGGGTCAAGGACGGCACCCGCACCGGCAGCCTGGTGTGGCGCGAACCGAACCAGGTCACGGTGCGGCTCGGCACGGCCGCGGAGACGACGGCCCCGGGCGGCGCGTTCGGCTTCCTCGGGAAGGCCGGGGCCAAGCTGTGGCAGATCCCCCAGACACAGAAGGACGGCGTCGTCTGGCTGGGCTGGAACACCGAGGAGCTGGCCGCCAACCAGGTCACCGGCGCCGTCGACTGGCGCCTCGACCGGGTCTCCGGGCCCGGCAAGGTCTCGGTCTTCGAGTTCGACTCGTTCGGTCAGCCCAAGGTCGTCTTCGACAGCTCGAACGGATTACCCGACACCACCAAGGTCCCACTCGGAACCCATGCCCACGGCAACTGGGCCTTCACGGCGCCCGGGACCTACCGGGTCACCTTCACCCACAGCGCGACGCTCACCAACGGTACGAAGGTGACCGACACGGCCGACCTGACCTTCGAGGTCGGCACCTCCGCCGCCGGAGGTGCCCCCGCCGTGGGCCCTGTCCCGGCCGGTGACCGGCAGGCGAGCACCGCCACCGCGACCGATCGGCAGGTGAGCAAGGGCGGGACAGCTCCCGCGGTCGCCGATTGCAAGCTCGCCACGACCGGCGGCTCGGTGGGGATCACCTGGATCGTGGCCGGCGCGCTGCTGCTCGTCCTCGGCACGGTCGTGCTCGTCGCCGGCCGCTCGCGAAAGGCCAGGTCCTGATGACGAACCCTCGATCACGACCCTGGAGAAGCGCCAGGAGCCTCACCCCGTGGGGCCGGACCGCACCGACGAACGTCTCGCCGTCCTCTCGATGGTCCGGCCGGGCCTTCCCGGCTCCGGCGGCCCGCCGCGTCGTGGCTTCAGTTGCGGCCCTCGGGTTGCTGGCCGGCTGCTCCGGTGCGGCCGGGGCGGACGGTGACAAGCTGACCGTCGTCTCCACCACCGAGATCCTCGCCGATCTCGTCCAGCACGTCGGCGGCGACCTGGTGACCACCTCGTCCCTGGTCCCGGCCGGCGGCGACCCGCACTCCTACGAGCCGACTCCGGCCGACGCCAAGCGGGTCGCACGAGCGGACGTGACCTTCACCAACCATCTGCTGCTGGAACCCCAGTCGCTGATCAAGACCATCGACGCGAACGCCCCGGAGGGCAGCCCGAACGTCTCGCTCGCCGAGGCCGCCGAGTCGTACGGCGCGCACGTCATCCCCTTGGTGGAGAACATCGGCCTGGACGTGCTCTGGCTGGGCCTGAGAGTCCGCGGCACCGGCAAGGCCCGCGGCGCGACCCGAACGTCGTCGGTCCAGTTGCGGGCGACCGAGGTCGAAGGTCCCGGCCGGCTGATCGCCTATCTGACCGAGTCCCTGGGACAGCCCGACCGGTACTTTGACTCCTCCGACGGTGTCGGCCCGGACGACGTGACGACCCTTCCACCCGCCGCGCACACCCACCTGAACTGGGCGTTCACCAAGCCGGGGATCTACCGCCTCACGCTGGCGGCCGGCCTCGAGGTCGGCGACGGCAAACCGGTCCAGCAGCTCGGCAGTGGCACGTTCACCTTCGCCGTCGGCGTCGAGTCGCGGGGCGTGGCCCCGGCGGCCGGCGGCCCGGCCACGGTGCTGGACGACGGTCACACCGACCTGACCGTCGATCTGGACAGCGGACGGCTGCTGGCGTTCTCCGACGTACGGAAGGTCGGCGACGCCCAGGCCGACGTGCCCGCCGGCCAGGTCGTCATCGACGTACCGAACAAAGCGCTGGTGAGCGTGCCGGACGATCCGAGGTTCAGCTTTCTCGGGAAGCCCGGCGGTCAGGTCCATCAACTGCCGCAAGCGGTGCTCGGCAAGCACGTCCACGGCGAGATCGACCCGCACCTGTGGGAGGACGTGGCCAACGCCAAGGCCTACGTGCAGCTGATCCGCGACACCCTGATCTCCGCCGACCGCGGCAACGAGCAGACCTATCGCGACAACGCTGCGACCTACCTCCGAGAGCTCGACGAGCTGGACGAGTACGTCCGCGCCGAGGTCGCCTCGATCCCCGCCGACCGGCGCCAGCTGATCACCACCCACGACGCCTTCGGCTACCTCGCCGACGCCTACGGGATGACCGTGGCCGGCTTCGTCGTCCCCAACCCCGCCCAGGAGCCCAGCGTGGACCAGGTCCGCAAACTGTCCGAGACGATCCGCAACCTCGAGGTCCCGGCGGTCTTCGTCGAGCCGAACCTGGCCCAGCGCGCCTCGGTGCTGACCCAGGTCGCCAAGGACCAGAACGTCGCGGTCTGCCTGCTCTACGGCGACTCCTTCGACGACAACGCCCGCTCGTACGTCGCGATGATGCGCCACAACGCCGAGGAGCTGAAGCGGTGCCTGGGTGGGACCCGATGATCCGGCGCGCTGCCGACGGAGCCACTCGCGGCCACCGGCGTCCTGGTCCGGTCCTTCGCTCGTTGGCCTCCGCGCTCACCGTCGTACCGCTCCTGGCCGGCTCCGTCCTGGTCACCGCGCCGGCTTCGGCCCAGGAGAGCTCACCCGCAGGATCCGGTACGGCGGCCGCCGACGGCCGGGTGATCTCGGCCGGCCACGTCGATCTCGGTCCGAGGTTCGTCGACGGCCGGTGGACCGTCCAGTTGCGCGACGACACTGTGGACCCGGCTGTCTGGCGGCCGCTCGACCAGGTCGTCCTGCAGGCACCGGCCGCCGCACAGGTCACCGTGCCCACCGATCCGGCGTACTCGTTCCTCGGGAAGCCGCAACAGAAGGTCTGGGTGATCCCGCAGGTCCAGCGCGACGGCGTGGTCTGGCCGGGCTGGAACACGCAGGACCCGGAGATCGAGCAGCGCGTCGACCGTGAGGTCACCTGGTCGCTGGAAGGAGTCCGCGGGCCCGGCGCGTTCACGTTGTTCCTCAACTCCGACTTCGGTCAGCCCACCACCGTCTTCGACAGCCGCAAACCGCTCCCGCAGGCCAGCGGCATCGACGTCGGCACGCATGTGCACGGCAACTGGACCTTCGACACCGCGGGGCTGTACCAGCTCGACGTCGCGATGACCGCCCGGCTCAAGGACGGCAGTGAGGTCACCGATCGCCGGACACTTCGCCTGTACGCCGGGGACGCGGCTCCAGCCACGATCCTCGCCCAGGTGGCCGAGGCTCCGTCACCCCAGGCTCCCGGTACCGCGGGCCAGGAGAACTCGAGCGGCCAGGGCAATGACATTGCTGCTAGCAACGATCGCGCGGCGAACTCCAGCTCTTCGAACGGTTCCTCGGTGCTACCCGTCGTACTGGCCACGGGAGCGGCCGCGATCTTCCTGGCCGGCTTGGCCTTCCTGCTCCTGCGCCGTCGCCACCGGACCACCGCATGACCGGCGACGAGGTGTTGTCGCTGCAGGGTGTCTCGGTCGAGCTCGGCGGCCGGCTCGTCCTGCGCGACGTGGACCTCCAGGTCACGAAGTCCGAGCAGGTCGGCCTGATCGGCCCGAACGGTGCCGGCAAGACCACGCTGTTGCGCGCCGTCCTCAACCTCCTCCCCACCTCCACCGGCACCATCGACATCAACAACAGAACCCCAGCCCAGGCCCGCGGCACCATCGGTTACGTCCCTCAGCGCCACGACTTCGTCTGGGACTTCCCCGTCGACGTCCGCACCGCGGTGACCACCGGCCGCACCCACCTCACCGGCTGGCTCCGCCGCCCCACCCGGACCGACCAGGAAGCCACCCAGCAAGCCTTGGAACGAGTGGACCTGGCCGACCTGCACCGCCGCCCGATCGGTGAACTCTCCGGCGGCCAACGCCAACGCGTCCTCGTCGCCCGCGCCCTCGCCGTACGCCCAGAACTGCTCCTCCTCGACGAACCGTTCACCGGCCTCGACGTCCCCACCCAAGAAGCCCTCACCCACCTCTTCCGCCGGCTGACCAAAGAGGGCACGGCCATCCTCATGACCACCCACGACCTCCCCGCCGCGGCCGACACCTGCGACCGTCTCTGCCTGCTCAACCGCACGGTCGTCGCCGAAGGCCCACCCGACCAGCTCCGCGACCCCGCCATCTGGCTCGAAGCGTTCGGCGTCACGAGATCCGACCAACTCCTGCACAGCCTCGGAGTCGACCGATGATCGAGTTCTTCACCGAGCCCTGGCAGCACGTCTTCATGCAGCGCGCGTTCCTCGTCGTCCTGATGTCCGGCCTGGTCTGCGGCGTGATCGGCAGCCACGTCGCCCTCCGCGGCATGGCCTTCATCGGCGACGCGGTGGCGCACGCGGTCTTCCCCGGCATCGCGATCGCGTTCGCCCTGCACACCAGCCTGGTCGTCGGCGGCATCGTCGCCGGCCTGGTGACGGCCCTCGCCGTCGCCGTCTTCTCCCAGAACCGCCGCCTCAAGGAGGACACCGTGATCGGCGTCTTCTTCGCAGCTGCCTTCGGCCTAGGCATCGTGGTGATGAGCACAGCACCGGGGTACGGCGGTTCGCTCGAGTCGTTCCTGTTCGGCTCGGTCCTCGGCATCAGCAGCGGCGACGTGGTCACCGTCGGAGTCGCCGGCGCGATCCTCCTGCTGATCACCGGCGGTCTCCACAAGGAGCTCGTCACCGTCGGCCTCGACCGCGAGACCGCGCGCGCGGCCGGTCTGCCGATCTTCTGGCTCGACATGGCCCTGTACGCGATGGTCACCGTCGCGATCGTCATCTCGATCCAGGCCGTCGGCAACATTCTCGTGCTCGCCCTGCTGGTCACCCCGGCCGCCTGTGCCCGGCTGCTGACCGACCGGATCGGCGTGATGATGCTGATCGCGCCGCTGATCGGCGCCGGGTCCGGCCTCGCCGGGCTCTACCTGTCCTACGCGTTCAACCTCGCCGCCGGCGGGTTGATCGTGCTCACGGCCACCGCCGTGTTCGTGGCCTGCTGGGTGTTCGCGCCCCGGCACGGCCTGCTCAGCCACCGTCGCCACAGCGCGACGGCCGTGGTTTCCGTCCACCCCTGAAAGGAAGTTCATGCGCACTTCGTACCGTGTGGCACTGCCCGCCGTGGCAGTCCTCGCGTTCACCGGCCTGGCGGTCCCCGCCCAGGCCGCACCCTGCATCGTGCTCGACCAGGGCCATGTCGACGTGATCGGCATCGCCTTCGAGGACGGCGCGTTCGACCTCCATGTCCACGACGAGGAGAACGACGTCGAGTACTCCCCTGCCGACGTCCAGCTGGTCGCCAAGCCCGGCTCGGAGACCACGGTCCCGGCCGACCCGGCTTTCGGCTTCCTCGGTACGCCGGGTGCGGCGGTCTGGGTGCTGCCGCAGGTGCAGGATCCGGAGCTGCTGTGGCCGGGCATCGGCGTCGAGGAGATCGAGGCCGGAGTCTTCGCCTCCGACTCGGTCAAGCTCGACGTCGTCGGCGTGAGCGGACCGGCCGCCGTCAGCATCTACACCACCGATGCCTTCGGCGCGCCGACCGTCCTGGTCGACAGCGGGAACGGCCTCCCGGACCGGATCAACACCACCGCCGGGGATCACCTGCACGCCAACTGGGCGTTCGAGGCGCCCGGGACGTACAAGGTCAAGGTCCGGGCCAGCGGCAAGCTCGCCGCGACGGGGCAGAACGTCAGCTCGCCGATCACCACCTACGTCTTCAAGGTGGTGGCCCAGTGACCAGCACGCTGACCAGGAAGCGCTCCCTCAAGGCTCGGCTGGTGACTGGCGCGGCCGCGGCCGCGGTGGTGTCGCTGGTCTCCATCGCCCCCGCCCACGCGGCAGTGACCATTTCGCAGGGACACGTTGACGCGGTCGACGTCGATTGGACCGGTTCGGCGCTGACGCTGGATCTCCGGGACAGCACCGTCAGCCCGGCCGTCGACCGCAACCCGGCCGACGTGGTGCTCAACGCGGTCTCGGCGAGCAAGACGACCGTGCCGTCGAACTCGGCGTACTCGTTCCTGGGCACGGCCGGCGCGCCGGTCTGGATCCTGCCGCAGACTCAGAACAGCAACCTGGTCTGGCCCGGGTTCAGCACCGAGGGCGTACCTTCAGGCGCGCTGCAGAACAACTCGGTCACCGTCCGGCTGGTCTCGGCCTCCGGGCCTGCCGATGTCAGCGTGTTCACGACCAACTCCTTCGGCACGCCGACGGTTTGGTACGACAGCGGCAACGGCCTGCCCGACAACCGGTCGTTCCCCGTCAACACCCACGCCCACGCCAACTGGGCCTTCGAAGCCGCCGGCACCTACACCCTCGTCTTCGAGGGCACCGCCACGACCGCCGCCGGAGCCTCCGTCACGACCGGTCAGAAGACCTACACCTTCACCGTCCAGCCCTGATGCTCCTGCTTCCGTCTCCCGCGCTGCAGAGTGGGAGACGGAAGCAGGCCTTAGGGTCGAACC
The Kribbella italica DNA segment above includes these coding regions:
- the pth gene encoding aminoacyl-tRNA hydrolase, whose product is MADDVWLVVGLGNPGPSYAKTRHNVGQMVVDELAGRVGGGWKQHKQAKAEVIETRLSGYRTILVKPRSFMNESGGPVSGLLKFFKVEPVRLVAVHDELDIDFAALRLKFGGGDNGHNGLKSIRKSVGTGDYHRVRFGVGRPPGRQSPADFVLNEFSSTERKDLPFELDRTADAIESLLADGLEVSQGKYNS
- a CDS encoding 50S ribosomal protein L25/general stress protein Ctc, giving the protein MAEVKIQAESRTEFGKGAARRIRRDSKVPAVLYGHGTDPVHITLPGHDTMLALKTANALLLIEVEGHESLLALPKQVQRDPIKGFIEHVDLVIVKRGEKVQVDIAVHLEGEAVSETLVVLENASILVEAEATHIPDGVTVSIEGLDAGAQIHASDLKLPAGTTLAVEPDTLIVNVTAAATAEQLDAELAEAEAEAGIEKDEADAPAEEPVAAAAE
- the mfd gene encoding transcription-repair coupling factor; protein product: MKLAGLVDTLVTDPVVADAIGDARKDIRTGGVATLDLSAPGSIRPVLLAALASERLGADRPVLAVTATFREAEELTEALQCLVEPGSVAYYPAWETLPHERLSPRSDTVGRRLAVLRRLVHPDPSDETTGPIKILVAPVRSVLQPQVAGLADLRPVQLHVGDSMELEDVVTRLAGAAYSRVDLVERRGEFAVRGGIIDVFPPTEEHPLRVDFFGDDVEEIRYFAVADQRSLEIAEHGLWAPPCRELLLTDEVRARAGVLAKEHPELAELFEKLAEGHSVEGMESLAPVLVDDMELLVDLMPEGTHVVVSDPERVRARAHDLVATSQEFLEASWAAAAGGGEAPIDLGAAAYMSLADVRTQALDRGLAWWSLSPFAAAPADEPELRDSMGGRVSFDIDTDSGAVRSRQIAAHEVDAYRGETAAAVEDVRGWLRDGWRVVCVTEGHGPAQRLAEVFSEAELPARTVDSIDAVPEPGVVLISQGALDHGFIAEGIKFAVLTENDLAGQRSAAERRSQQRMPSRRKKTVDPLELAPGDFVVHEQHGVGRYVEMMQRTVGTGTQRTTREYVVIEFAPSKRGQPGDRLFVPTDQLDQVTRYVGGEQPSLDKMGGGDWAKRKGRARKAVRQIAGELIKLYAARQATKGHAFAKDTPWQRELEDAFPFVETPDQLATIDDVKHDMERVMPMDRIVCGDVGYGKTEIAVRAAFKAVQDGKQVAVLVPTTLLVQQHYATFAERYAAFPVNVAPLSRFQTDKESKATIDGLADGSVDVVIGTHRLFSGEVAFKDLGLVVVDEEQRFGVEHKEQLKRLRTAVDVLTMSATPIPRTLEMSITGIREMSTIATPPEERHPVLTFVGAYEEGQITAAIRRELLREGQVFVVHNRVNTIEKAAARIRQLVPEARVSVAHGQMNEHTLENVIQGFWEKQSDVIVCTTIVESGIDISNANTMIVERADLLGLSQLHQLRGRVGRGRERAYAYFFFPPEKPLTETAHDRLATIAQHADLGGGMAVAMKDLEIRGAGNLLGGEQSGHIADVGFDLYVRLVGEAVAEYRGDTQADEPEVKIELPIDAHLPHDYVPSQRLRLEMYQRLAAVRDEAGIAELVEELHDRYGDIPRPVLNLIEVAKFRNHARVAGLHDVTLQGNLIRFGPVELPDSKVMRLNRLYPKSLVKPQLRTILVPRPATRPVAGEPLRDQELLQWCARLIDDVIAEPVGAKA